Genomic DNA from Candidatus Brocadiaceae bacterium:
CCTTGAGCCGATCCCGCTCCTTCTGGCTCATCTCGATCCGGTCTCCCTCCATCCGCTCTCCTTCCACCCGAAGGAAAGCGGACATTTCTATCCGCCGAAGACCGGACATTACTATTCGCGTATGACACCCTGGAGACAGGAGAGGGCACATGGCGACGGCATGGACCAGAGGGTTCGATGCTTGTGGGGATGCGACCGGGGCGCTCGGCGGCAACGGGCGGCTGCGTGGGCGATGAACGCGCGCGAGCGGGCGGCTGCTCAGATTGCGGCGGCCGTGCCGTCCGACCTGCGGGTCCTGCGGGCCAAGCTGATGCTGGAGCCGTTGTGCGAGGCCCTGGGGGTCGAGGAGACGGCCTGTCCGCTGTGCGGAGGGTCGGGGTGGGTGGAGCGGGAGGCGCTGCGGCGGTGTCCGCTCTGCCTGGGGTTCCGCGAGGTGCCGGTGCCTCTGGCCGACTGGTTCGACGCCCGGCTGCTGGCGGGCGGGACGCCGGCGGGGTGCGGGCCGGGGGTGCGGGAGCGCGCGGGTCCGGGGGGCCCGAAGGTCTACCGCGTTCTGCTGCCGGGGGGCGAGCGTGCGGGAGGGTGAGCGATGAGGTGTGCGGTCTGCGGGTGTCCGCCGGTGCGGTGGCTGCGCGTCAAGACGGTTGCCGGCCAGCTCGGGTGCACGGCCCGCACGGTTCGTCGGATGGTGCGGCGGGGCGAGATGGTCGGGGTGCGGGTGGGCCGCACGTGGCGCATCGATCACGCGTCTCTGGACGAGTACCTGACGGTCTGTGAGGCCGGGACGGCGCAGGCTCGACAGGGTGCGAGGAACTTCCTATGATGGACTGGACGCGGACACGGTCTTTCCGGGAGGTGGCGGACGATGGCGGCATCACCGTCCGAACTGGTGGCGCGCAAGCTGGGGGACCTGCCCCGGCGCTCCGGTGTCTATCTGTTCAAGAACGCCCGGCAGGAGGTCATCTACGTGGGCAAGGCGAAGGACCTGCGGGCGCGCGTGCGCAGCTACTGGCAGGGGGGGCGCGACGAGGGGCGCCTGATCTGCCGGCGCATCGACCAGGTGGCCGACATCGCCGTGGTTGTGACCGAGTCGGAGAAGGAGGCGCTGCTGCTGGAGGGCAACTTCATCAAGCAGTTCCGCCCGGCGTGCAACGTGGAGTTCCGCGACGACAAGAGCTTTGTGAGCATCCGGCTGGACCCGGGCGAGCCGTGGCCGCGCCCGGTCGTGACGCGGCGGCTCGACATGCCCGAGGCGCTGTATTTCGGCCCGTATGCGAACGCGCGCGCGGCGCGTCAGACCGTGCGCGTGCTTCAGGAGGTCTTCCCGCTGCGCCGGTGTACGCTGCGCGAGTGCCGCGAGCGCCGGCGGCCGTGCCTGTACGGGGAGATGGGCAGGTGCCTGGCGCCGTGCTGCGCGGAGGTCTCGGCGGAGGAGTACGGCCGCATGGTCGACCAGGTCGTCCTGTTCCTGCGCGGACGGGGCGAGGAGTTGCTGGGCGACCTGCGCGAGCAGATGGCGGCGGCGGCGGGGCGGCAGGAGTTCGAGCGGGCGGCCGTTCTGCGCGACCGCATCGGGGCGATCCGCACGACGTTGGAGGCCCAGCACGTCTCGTCGTCCGCCACGGACGTGGACCGGGACGTGTTCGGGCTCTGCACGGTGGACGGGCAGGTCCACGTGGCCGTGCTGTTCGTGCGCGGCGGCAACGTGCGCGACGCCGCCACCTACCGGTTTCCCGCCGAGCTGGACAGCGAGCAGGCCATCTTCGGCTCGTTCCTGAACCAGTTCTACGCCCGGAACCGCTTCATCCCGGCCGAGGTCCTTGTGCCCGTTCCGACCGAAGACGCCGCGCTGCTGGAGTCCTGGCTATGCCGCAAGCGCGGGCGGCGCGTGCGCATCCTGCGGCCGCAGCGCGGCCCGAAGCGGCGGCTCGTGGAGCTGGCCAACGGGAACGCGCGCCAGGCCGAACGCGAGGCGAGCACGCGGCGCGAGCGGGCCGGGGCGGAGGTGCAGGCGCTGCAGGACTTCCTGGGGCTGCGCCGGCCGCCGGTGCGGATCGAGTGTTTCGACATCTCCACGCTGCAGGGCCGCGAGGCGGTGGGTGCCATGGTGGTCTTTGAGGCGGGCGTGCCGGAGAGGTCGTCCTACCGCCGTTACCGCATCCGCGGCGTGCGCGGGCAGGACGACTTCGCGATGATGCGCGAGGTGCTCACGCGGCGCTACCGGCGGTGCGCGGCCCGCGACGGTGCCGCCGAGCGGCTGCCGGACCTGGTGCTGGTGGACGGCGGCAGGGGGCACCTGTCGGTGGCGACGGACGTGCTCGAGGGCCTGGGGCTGGCCGGCTGCGAGGTGGCCGCGCTGGCCAAGGCGCGCGCACGCGGCGGGCGGCGGCTGGCGGAGGAGCGCATCTTCCTGCCGGGCCGTGCGGACCCGATCGTCGTGCCGGAGCGCAGTCCGGTCCTGCGGTTGGTCACCCGTGTGCGGGACGAGGCGCACAGGTTCGCCGTCTCCTACCACCGGGCGCTTCGCCGGAGGGCCACCACGGAGTCTCCGCTTCTGGGGATCCCGGGGGTGGGGCCGAAGACGGCGCGGCGGCTGCTGGACGCGTTGGGCGGTCTGGAGGCGGTGAGGGAGGCGGGCCTGGACGAACTGAGGGGCGTGCGGGGGGTTTCTGAGCGGGTGGCGCGGGCCGTGCACGACCACTACCACCGGCCGGCCGGGCCGTCAGGCGTCTGAATGCGAGGGGACGATGCCGGCCTTCGAGAGGCCGGCGAACAGGAGGGGCGCCACGGCGGTGGTGAAGGCGGCCGGGGCGGCGCCGCGGGCGGCCAGGCAGGCGATGTTCGCGCCGGGGTGCTGCAGCCAGGCGGCGGCGGCGGCCAGCAGGCCGTAGGCCAGCAGGAACAGGAGCGTCAGCAGGAGGTCGACCCACGGCGTCTCACGCAGGAGCGGCCCGCGCAGGGCCAGGACGCCGCCGGTGACGGCCATGAGCAGGAGCGAGGAGACGCCCAGCGGTCCGGCCGATCCGAGGTCCGTGAGCAGGCCCGCCAGGGCGGCGCCGGCCAGGGCTGGGCGGGGGGCGGCCTCCAGGGCCAGGAACGCGGCCAGGGCGGCCAGCAGGTCGAGCCGGAGCGCGCCGTAGCCGAAGCGATGGGCCAGCGTTGCCTGCAGGACGAACAGCAGGAACGCGGCCGCGATGAGGCGGCCCTTGCGGATCACGCGGGGGACCTCCCTTCGGTGCAGACGGACGACGGCAGCATACCGCCTGCGGCGGGGGAGGGGCAAACGCGGCGGCTACTCGTGGCGCAGGGCCTCGATCGGGTCCATGTTCGCGGCGCGGTAGGCCGGGTAGATGCCGAAGGCGATGCCGACGGCGGCGCTGATGCCGAAGGCCAGGACGAGAGAGAAGGGCGTGACGACCGTGGGCATCCTGGTGAACCGCTCCACGAGGTATGGTCCGAGCACGCCGAGCAGGATGCCGGCCAGCCCGCCGAACAGCGAGAGCAGGAGCGTCTCGGTCAGGAACTGGAAGACGATGTGGCGCTTCTTGGCGCCCATGGCCCGGCGGATGCCGATCTCGCGGGTGCGTTCCATCACGGTGGCCAGCGTGATATTCATGATGCCGATGCCGCCGACCAGCAGGCTGATGGCGGCGATCGAGCCGAGCACGATGCTGAAGATCCGTTTCGTTCGGCGGGCCTGGACCAGGAGGCTCAGCGGCACGATGACGCGGTAATCGTCCTTTGCATGGTTCTGGGGCAGGATGTGGCGGATGACGCGCTCGACGCGCCGCACGTCGTCCAGGGTGGCCACCTCCACGGTCAGTTCATGGAGCTGGACCTCCTCGAACGTCTCGCTGCCGGACGTGCGGTGGGCGGTGCGCCGGCCGAAGAGGACGTTCATGGTGGTCATCGGGATGTAGATCTCCGTACTCGGGTCGCCCTCGACCTCCATGCCGTCGACCTCTCCGCGCGAGAACGAGGTGACGAGCCCGACGACGCGGAAGCGGTTCTCGCCATGGAGGACGTACGAACCCAGGTAGTCGTCCAGGGGGAAGAGGGCCTCGGCGGCGCCGCGGCCCAGCACGCAGACGGCGCTCTTGCGCTCCAGGTCCAGAGGCGTCAGGAAGCGGCCGGCCAGGACGGTGGTGTCGTTGATCCGCGCGAAATCGGCGACGGTGCCGACCATGTCGGTATCGAGACGCCGGTTGCCGCGGGTGACGGTGCCGCGGATCCTCCGGGCGGGCAGGACGAAGTCCACGCCGGGGATGGCGGCGATCATGTCGGCGTCGGCGTGGGTGAGGCCGTAGCGGTTGACGCGGCTTGTCGTTTCGGATGCCTGCTCTGTGCTCGGTGGGGTGA
This window encodes:
- a CDS encoding ABC transporter permease gives rise to the protein MIGFQLKRTLRIGLKSLWLHKLRSGLTVLGIMFGVCSVIAMLAIGTGASEEAQDQIKRLGSQNIILQSVTPPSTEQASETTSRVNRYGLTHADADMIAAIPGVDFVLPARRIRGTVTRGNRRLDTDMVGTVADFARINDTTVLAGRFLTPLDLERKSAVCVLGRGAAEALFPLDDYLGSYVLHGENRFRVVGLVTSFSRGEVDGMEVEGDPSTEIYIPMTTMNVLFGRRTAHRTSGSETFEEVQLHELTVEVATLDDVRRVERVIRHILPQNHAKDDYRVIVPLSLLVQARRTKRIFSIVLGSIAAISLLVGGIGIMNITLATVMERTREIGIRRAMGAKKRHIVFQFLTETLLLSLFGGLAGILLGVLGPYLVERFTRMPTVVTPFSLVLAFGISAAVGIAFGIYPAYRAANMDPIEALRHE
- the uvrC gene encoding excinuclease ABC subunit UvrC; the protein is MAASPSELVARKLGDLPRRSGVYLFKNARQEVIYVGKAKDLRARVRSYWQGGRDEGRLICRRIDQVADIAVVVTESEKEALLLEGNFIKQFRPACNVEFRDDKSFVSIRLDPGEPWPRPVVTRRLDMPEALYFGPYANARAARQTVRVLQEVFPLRRCTLRECRERRRPCLYGEMGRCLAPCCAEVSAEEYGRMVDQVVLFLRGRGEELLGDLREQMAAAAGRQEFERAAVLRDRIGAIRTTLEAQHVSSSATDVDRDVFGLCTVDGQVHVAVLFVRGGNVRDAATYRFPAELDSEQAIFGSFLNQFYARNRFIPAEVLVPVPTEDAALLESWLCRKRGRRVRILRPQRGPKRRLVELANGNARQAEREASTRRERAGAEVQALQDFLGLRRPPVRIECFDISTLQGREAVGAMVVFEAGVPERSSYRRYRIRGVRGQDDFAMMREVLTRRYRRCAARDGAAERLPDLVLVDGGRGHLSVATDVLEGLGLAGCEVAALAKARARGGRRLAEERIFLPGRADPIVVPERSPVLRLVTRVRDEAHRFAVSYHRALRRRATTESPLLGIPGVGPKTARRLLDALGGLEAVREAGLDELRGVRGVSERVARAVHDHYHRPAGPSGV
- a CDS encoding excisionase family DNA-binding protein is translated as MRCAVCGCPPVRWLRVKTVAGQLGCTARTVRRMVRRGEMVGVRVGRTWRIDHASLDEYLTVCEAGTAQARQGARNFL